The Spirosoma sp. SC4-14 DNA window CGTTTTAGGATATAGAAACAGGAGGGCAAACACGATTTCCATAGTACCTAATCCGATGATATAGGAACCTACCCCGACCTTGTTGAGAGTCTCAACAACTTCGGCCGACTGCATAAATTTCATAACGCCACTCAGGATTACCAGGCCAGCGGCCAGAGCCGTCATGACTATTGTCAGAATTTTTTTGATTTTGGGATTCATCGCTCACAGATAATTAGGTTGTTTTTATTGTCGATTGACTAAGCAAACGTACGGTAACTAACTATCACTTTGTAAGTGGTATCCTAAAGGATAGTGCTATTGTTTGGTATACCGACTATCAGATTGAGGGCCTTGTCGTATCTTCATACTGGCAAACGCAACGAGTTGTATGAAACCTGACAATCGCATCAGGATGCGGTTAAAATGAAAAGACCTATGAGCACTGTCGATGGTATTGAAGAGCCTGTTTTTTCGGCCTGGGGACCCAAACCGGCTTCGGCTCACGAGTGCAATCAGAGCCTGCAAGCGGTTCAGGATGCGTTATATGTGCTGAATGGCAAATGGAAACTTCCCATAATTATTGCCTTGGACAATGGAGCCAGCCGGTTCGGTGAGATTCAGCGAGCCGTTAACGGTATTACGCCACGGGTGCTGAGTAAAGAGCTTAAGGATCTGGAAATGAATGAGTTTATTGTTCGGCGCGTATACCCAACCACACCTGTTTCCATCGAGTATGAATTGACCGATTATAGCGCGACCTTACAGGGTGTTACTGAGGCTCTGCGAAACTGGGGTATACAACATCGGGAGCGCATCCTGAAGCGAAACTAGTAGATCGGACATAGGTAAGTCCGATCTGATGTTGGGTAGTTGGAGCGTACCGAAATCGTTAGTTTGCTTTGAGCAGATCTATTTTAAAGACCAGAATGGAATTGGCCGGAATGCCGGGTTGCTCCATGGAGCCGTAGGCCAGACTTGGCGGTAAATAGAGCGTAATGCTGCCGCCGGGAGCAATGAGCGGTATGCCTTCCTGCCAGCCTACAATAAGCTGATTTAGTCCAAAACGAACATCGTTGCCAGAATCAAAACTGGAGCCATTGGTTAGCTCGCCCCTGTAGTTTACACTTACTTCTGAACAAACAGTTGGTTTAGCTCCGGAGCCGGGTTTCTGAATGGAGTAATAAAAACCACGCTCATCGGCTTTAGCATCAATTTTGTTCGACTCGATAAACTGTTTTAGCTGGTCAATTTCGCCCTGGGGAGCTTTTTCGGTAACGGGTGCCGACTCGCAGGGGCCCCGCGACTGGCAACCGGCCAGCACGAAAACGAAAGCCAATGCGATTCCCAGATTTAGTTTTATTCGTTCCATCATAACAAGCAAGTTAGCCCTTTTCCTGGAAAATTTGTTGGGGTAAAGATTACTTTCATAAGACCGAGGCTCCTATTGCTAATTATCAACTTTGCTATACTGGCCTTCATAGAATCATTGGCAAAAAACAATTCTGTAAACCACCGGAGTCCTTTAATTTTCTTTAGCCGTTGTCCAGGAAACAGGAGCCGCACTACCTTTCCGATAATTAATTTTTTGTAGCAACCATTTGTTATTGCCTGCTGATGCAGCTTCTATAAGTCCATAAACCAGGCCTCCAAGTGCCCCATACATATATGCCGCTGGTACTAAACTATGGTGAGATTTATTCACCTGAGGTCGCCAATAATAAAAGTCGCCCCCTTTCTTCAAAATCTTGAAGAAACCTAATGGCGTAGCCCTAAGCAAAGTAGTACCATCGGAAACAGCATATAATCCCGTAGAAGGTAACTTGGTTTTATTTTTTCGTTTCTCATCCCATATATAAACCCGGAAGCCATTTTTACGCTCCTCAATAGATAGTTCGGCCGTTACGCCAGGTGTATTTTGTTTAAATTCTTTGTAATTTTTGTAAAGCCCCACTGACGGATGGTCCGTTTGGTACATAGGTAATTTCATTTTTTCCAGACTATCTAAATAGTGCAATTGCTTAAACGTATATTTTTCGGCATCGGTATCTAAGATAGGTTGCTTCTCTGCGGCTAATTGAGATATTTTACAGAACTGTTCACTAATAGATCGTAGTAATTTCTTCGTTACGTCTAGTCCTTTTACTGTATACAAACTGTCGATGGCCACTATTTCTGAATATTGATCTGACTGCTTACCAATAAACAATCGCAGGGATAAACGAAACCGTCCAATTTCGGTCATATTATCTATAGCCTCACTAATGAACAATTCATTGAGTATTAGCACTAAGGGCAATGGATTCGAATTAGCAGACTGATCGATAAAAAAAGCGGCAAGGCTGTCTGTCAATTCACCATTGAATACAACCTTCACAGGCTTATTTAATGCACCTTTCTGAACAATACCAATCATCTGTTTCCCACTTGAGTCTCTCTTATCAATGACTTTTACAGTAGCAAAACCAGACAATCTTCCCTGACAGTTGTGTATTAATTCTAATTCTTTCTGCTGACCGTAAGTTTGATTTATTATACAAAAGAAAAAGAAGACATAAATTAACTTCATAAGACCTCCCTAAAAGAAAAAGAAATAAGTAAACTTAAATATATATTAAGGCACTAAATATAATAACAAAATAATTATTCTTTCAAATCTTGAAGAGTAAAATTACGTTAGAAACAATTATTATTTTTTAGTGATTACCCATTCCGAATGCGCTTATACAGGCGAATGGCCAGCATCAATATAATCATCAGCGCCAGCAGCCCAAGCAGGCCCCATAGCATATTCAGGGCGTCTTTCAATACTACCAGAAACACAATGGCAAACAGGAAGAGGGTAGCTACTTCGTTCCAGATACGCAGTTGATTGGATGTGTACCGAAATTCGCCCCGCTGTTCCTGCCGAAAAAGGGCATGACACAACCCGTGGTAAGCATAGAGCCCGGCAACCAGAACGAGCTTATACACCAGCCAGTCAGGAGTAGAACCGTAGTTATACCAGGTATTCAATCCCAGTAGCAGGGTGATAATTGCCGATGGCCAGGTGATGCCGTACCACAACCGGCGTTGCATAAGCAGCAATTGATTCAGAAGAACACGTCGACCCGGTTCTGCTTCCTGCCGGGCCTCGGTAGCATAAATAAAGAGCCGGGGAATATAAAACAGACCTGCAAACCAGGTCACGACGAAAATAATATGAAGCGCTTTGCTGTAATAAAATGCCATCGTTAATGCGTTTACGGGAAGGGTTTATGGTTGCGCTGCTTATTAGCATATACCTTCCCGTGCAGCGCAACTATAAACCCTTCCCGTACAAAGTTAAGCAACAGGCTCGTTTTGCTGCGCTTCCAGATTAACGGGCTGCATTTTAGGGGTGAACAGGTGCATAACCAGCCAGGCCAGCAGATAAGCAGAACCGCACATCAGGAAGATGATGCCATAGCCGCCCTGTAGGTTTCCGGCCTGTTTGTAGCTATCCAGTATGCGGCCAACTATTTCCGGGAAAATGATTCCTCCAACAGAACCTGCCATGCTGCCAATACCGACAATCGAACTAACGGTCCGCTTGGGAAACATATCCGAAGCTGTCGTGAAAATATTGGCACTCCAGGCCTGATGGGCAGCTCCTGCCAGACCAATCAGGGCCACTGCTCCCCAGATTCCCGGACCAAAACGAACCGCAATAACGGGCACAACCAGTACCGCAAAAACAAGCATTGATGTTTTACGCGCTTTCCAGACACTCCATCCCCGTCCAATCAGCCAGGACGACAGGTAGCCGCCACCAATACTTCCAATACTTACCAGCGTATAGAGCACCGCCAGATACATATTTGGTTTTTTGGTATCGAGATTGAAAGTAGTCGAGAAATAATCCTGTAGCCAGAACAGAAAAAACCACCAGATAGGATCGGTAAGCATTTTGCCAAAAACAAACGCCCACGTTTGCCGATAGCTCAATAGTTTCGCCCAGGAAACCGATTCTCCATGATCGGCCACTTCGTCGGGCGTATGTTCGTTATCACTGTGAATGTAGTCGTACTCTTCTTTCGACAAGCGAGCCTGCTTTGAGGGGATTTCGTAGCTGAAATACCAGAAAATCAGCCAGATAAACCCTACGGCACCTGTAGCAATGAAGGCCATTTCCCAACCGTAAACCCCCAGAATCCAGGGCACCACAATAGGAGCAATAACGGCCCCTATGTTCGCTCCTGAATTAAAAATACCAGTTGCCAGTGCCCGTTCTTTCTTTGGAAACCATTCGGCTACGGTCTTGATGGCAGCCGGAAAATTGCCTGCTTCGCCCAGGCCCAGGCCAATTCGGGCAAAAATAAAGCCGAGGGTGCTGCTGGCCATGGCGTGCCCCATAGCCGCTATGCTCCAGAAAATAATGGCAATGGTGTAGCCTAGCTTCGTTCCAATCCGATCAATGAACCGACCAAATAATAACAGGCCAACGGCATAAGCAGCAGAGAAAACCTGTACAATTCGGCTGTAGTCAAGTTCCGACCAGTTAAACTCCTTTTCCAGGGTCGGTTTCAACAGGCCCACAACCTGTCGATCGAGGTAGTTGATGGTTGTAGCAAAAAACAACAGTGCTACGATGGTCCAACGGTAACTTCCAATGGGTTTATTCATGCGGAGTAGAAATGAAAAAAATGCGGGTAGGACTTTTTTTTCCGGCAGGTGTATTTGGCTGGTATCCGACCCGGAGCCACTACCGGATTAGGTTAGCTGGTTAACGGTAGAAAAGCCAATCGGGCATAGCCATTACTTATTCATAATAACTTCGTCCCGGTAAGCCAATTCTCAATAGGCTTACCGGGAAGGGCCAAATCAGACCAGCAACGAGACTGGTTCGTTACTGAAGCCAAAAAATGTCTTGGCGTTACCATAACAGATGTTCTGAACAACCTGACCAATCCATTCCATATCGTCGGGTAGTTCGCCATTTTCGATATCGTTCCCGAATAGGTTGCACAGAATTCGACGGAAGTATTCGTGACGCGGATAAGACAGAAAACTGCGTGAATCTGTAAGCATTCCTACAAAACGGCTAATCAGTCCCATATTCGAAAGAGTATTCATCTGGCGTTCCATACCCTCTTTCTGATCCAGAAACCACCAGCCAGAGCCAAATTGGACTTTTCCGGCCACCGACCCATCGTTGAAATTGCCAATCATGGTAGCCATCAGCTCATTATCGGCCGGATTGAGGTTATATAAAATCGTTTTGGCCAGCTTATCCGTACTGTCGAGCCGGTCGAGGAACCGGGCCAGAGCTGCTGCCTGCGAAAAATCACCAATGCTATCCCAGCCCGTATCGGGACCAAGCTGACGTAATTTGCGGCTGTTATTATTGCGTAGGGCACCCAGATGAAACTGCTGTGTCCAGCCCTTCTCCCAGTCCAGTTCGGCCAGATATACGAGCATCGCCGATTTAAATTGCAGGATTTCCTGCATATCGAGTACGTTGCCAGCCCGGATTTTATCGAAAATGGTCCGAATGTCGGAAGTCCGGTATTCTTCGGCATAAATCTGCTCAAGGCCATGGTCCGACAATTTGCAGCCCATGGCAGCAAAATAATCATGCCGTTGCCGAAGGGCTTCCAGGAAATCTTCGAACGTGGTAACCGACACATCACTGGCCGATTCCAGACGGGTAATGTATTGATTGAACAGTTTTGGGTCTTCAACGGCCATTGCCTTATCGGGCCGGAAAGTTGGCAGAATCGTTATTTCGAAACTACCACCTGCCATTCGTTCGTTCAGCAACTGTTGATGATATTCCAGCGAATCGACCGGATCATCGGTTGTACAAACGGTCTCCACATTCATCCGCCGAAGCAGATTGCGCACCGAAAACTCGGGCGTTTGTAGTTGTTCGCTGCATATATCGTAGATACGACGGGCGCTATTCCCATTCAGAATTTCATTGATACCGAAATACCGTTGAAGCTCCAGATGCGTCCAGTGATACAACGGATTGCGAACGGTATAGGGAACGGTTTCGGCCCATTTCTGAAACTTGGCGAAATCGGATTGGTTGCCGGTACAGAAGCTTTCGTCAACACCATTGCTGCGCATGGCCCGCCATTTATAATGATCGCCATAGAGCCAGATGTGGGTTAGGTTATTAAACTGACGATTTTCGGCGATCTGATCGGGCGGTAAATGGCAATGGTAATCAATAATGGGCATCGACTTGGCAAATTCATGATAAAGCTGCCGGGCCGTTTCGGTCTGCAATAGGAAGTCGTCGTTCAGAAAGGGTTTTTTCATCTGAATAAAAAGCCCCCAACCCCAAAGGGGCGTTTAGAAACCGGGTATTCATACCCTGGGGGTCTGTGTGAGTATGAATGGTTCATATAAAATACTTGACTAACTGAGAGAATGAGCGATTAAGATTAATCAGGATGTCTTTTATATAGAAACTTTTAAAGATATTTATTCACGCAAACGTTATCGGGAACGTTACCGGTTTTCTTTTTTCCGCTTATAGCGTTATATTGAAAAATCTCCCATAAGTTGCCATCAATGCCAATCTG harbors:
- a CDS encoding DoxX family protein, which codes for MNPKIKKILTIVMTALAAGLVILSGVMKFMQSAEVVETLNKVGVGSYIIGLGTMEIVFALLFLYPKTMKIGFVLLSCYFAGALATELSHGTPLNAFMPIILVWIAAFLRDRRIFLATE
- a CDS encoding MFS transporter; its protein translation is MNKPIGSYRWTIVALLFFATTINYLDRQVVGLLKPTLEKEFNWSELDYSRIVQVFSAAYAVGLLLFGRFIDRIGTKLGYTIAIIFWSIAAMGHAMASSTLGFIFARIGLGLGEAGNFPAAIKTVAEWFPKKERALATGIFNSGANIGAVIAPIVVPWILGVYGWEMAFIATGAVGFIWLIFWYFSYEIPSKQARLSKEEYDYIHSDNEHTPDEVADHGESVSWAKLLSYRQTWAFVFGKMLTDPIWWFFLFWLQDYFSTTFNLDTKKPNMYLAVLYTLVSIGSIGGGYLSSWLIGRGWSVWKARKTSMLVFAVLVVPVIAVRFGPGIWGAVALIGLAGAAHQAWSANIFTTASDMFPKRTVSSIVGIGSMAGSVGGIIFPEIVGRILDSYKQAGNLQGGYGIIFLMCGSAYLLAWLVMHLFTPKMQPVNLEAQQNEPVA
- a CDS encoding CopD family protein; amino-acid sequence: MAFYYSKALHIIFVVTWFAGLFYIPRLFIYATEARQEAEPGRRVLLNQLLLMQRRLWYGITWPSAIITLLLGLNTWYNYGSTPDWLVYKLVLVAGLYAYHGLCHALFRQEQRGEFRYTSNQLRIWNEVATLFLFAIVFLVVLKDALNMLWGLLGLLALMIILMLAIRLYKRIRNG
- a CDS encoding FKBP-type peptidyl-prolyl cis-trans isomerase, which codes for MMERIKLNLGIALAFVFVLAGCQSRGPCESAPVTEKAPQGEIDQLKQFIESNKIDAKADERGFYYSIQKPGSGAKPTVCSEVSVNYRGELTNGSSFDSGNDVRFGLNQLIVGWQEGIPLIAPGGSITLYLPPSLAYGSMEQPGIPANSILVFKIDLLKAN
- the uxaC gene encoding glucuronate isomerase, with the protein product MKKPFLNDDFLLQTETARQLYHEFAKSMPIIDYHCHLPPDQIAENRQFNNLTHIWLYGDHYKWRAMRSNGVDESFCTGNQSDFAKFQKWAETVPYTVRNPLYHWTHLELQRYFGINEILNGNSARRIYDICSEQLQTPEFSVRNLLRRMNVETVCTTDDPVDSLEYHQQLLNERMAGGSFEITILPTFRPDKAMAVEDPKLFNQYITRLESASDVSVTTFEDFLEALRQRHDYFAAMGCKLSDHGLEQIYAEEYRTSDIRTIFDKIRAGNVLDMQEILQFKSAMLVYLAELDWEKGWTQQFHLGALRNNNSRKLRQLGPDTGWDSIGDFSQAAALARFLDRLDSTDKLAKTILYNLNPADNELMATMIGNFNDGSVAGKVQFGSGWWFLDQKEGMERQMNTLSNMGLISRFVGMLTDSRSFLSYPRHEYFRRILCNLFGNDIENGELPDDMEWIGQVVQNICYGNAKTFFGFSNEPVSLLV
- a CDS encoding helix-turn-helix domain-containing protein, which produces MSTVDGIEEPVFSAWGPKPASAHECNQSLQAVQDALYVLNGKWKLPIIIALDNGASRFGEIQRAVNGITPRVLSKELKDLEMNEFIVRRVYPTTPVSIEYELTDYSATLQGVTEALRNWGIQHRERILKRN